One Rosa chinensis cultivar Old Blush chromosome 5, RchiOBHm-V2, whole genome shotgun sequence genomic region harbors:
- the LOC112164867 gene encoding glucosidase 2 subunit beta: MKHKMSFIATVLCVLCLLSQSILRSAASSPHNQFLGIAPEDEKYYKSSEVIKCKDGSKKFSRAQLNDDFCDCSDGTDEPGTSACPGGKFYCRNVGHAPLQLFSSRVNDGICDCCDGSDEYDGKVNCPNTCWKAGKVARDKLKKKIATYQEGVAIRKQEVEQAKVSMAKDEAELSKLQSDQKTLKLLVEQLRERKEQIEKAEERERLQKEKEEQEKKEAEEKAKQENSGGEDQEKTKAEEEAKKEKSEDVEDGSAEDKPIESQHDDNVGNLDDSHSYQDTAEKHDDLGTEDGSIDTPEHIGSLVDGVQQEAVKQKKESVATSEPDFDGGSKVPHDEGDDASENTESLSKEELGRLVASRWTGEDTTKESGEVDVTKDSDHEDHEELPKETHDEQSDGYASETDDDNQKYDDEDHEDEADDDFGVEDHSDSGSSYKYESDTDSDLSDVTTPSNPSWLEKIQNTVRNILHVVNIFQTPVNQSEAASVRKEYDESSAKLSKIESRISSLTQKLKHDFGPDKEFYSFYGRCFESKQNKYVYKVCPYKQASQEEGHSTTRLGSWDKFEDSYKVMIFANGDKCWNGPDRSLKVRLRCGLKNEVADVDEPSRCEYVALLSTPAICLEEKLQELQHKLDLMNKEQPHAHDEL, from the exons ATGAAGCACAAGATGAGCTTCATCGCCACGGTGCTGTGCGTTTTGTGTCTACTCTCACAATCTATTCTCAGATCAGCAGCTTCTTCTCCCCACAATCAATTTCTGGGAATCGCTCCCGAAG ATGAGAAATACTACAAATCGTCGGAGGTGATCAAATGTAAAGACGGATCCAAGAAATTCAGCAGAGCTCAGCTCAACGATGATTTCTGCGATTGCTCTGACGGTACCGACGAGCCTG GTACTTCTGCATGCCCAGGTGGAAAGTTCTATTGTCGAAATGTGGGTCACGCTCCTCTCCAGCTATTTTCATCCAGAGTCAATGATGGTATTTGTG ACTGCTGTGATGGGAGTGACGAATATGACGGTAAAGTAAATTGCCCAAATACATGTTGGAAGGCTGGGAAAGTGGCTAGAGATAAGCTGAAAAAGAAGATTGCTACTTACCAAGAGGGAGTTGCAATACGAAAACAGGAAGTTGAACAGGCAAAAGTATCTATGGCTAAAGATGAGGCAGAACTATCAAAGCTGCAAAGTGACCAGAAAACACTAAAGCTACTTGTTGAACAGCTCAGAG AGCGTAAAGAACAAATAGAAAAGGCTGAGGAGAGGGAACGGttacagaaagaaaaagaagagcagGAGAAAAAAGAAGCGGAAGAGAAAGCTAAGCAGGAGAACAGTGGTGGTGAAGACCAGGAGAAAACTAAAGCTGAAGAGGAAGCTAAGAAGGAAAAGAGTGAGGATGTGGAGGATGGCAGTGCTGAAGACAAACCTATAGAAAGTCAACATGATGATAATGTTGGGAATTTGGACGATTCTCATTCATACCAG GATACAGCAGAGAAACATGATGACTTAGGTACTGAAGATGGTAGTATTGATACTCCTGAACATATAGGGTCTCTGGTTGATGGTGTACAACAG GAAGCAGTAAAGCAGAAGAAAGAGTCTGTTGCTACATCTGAACCTGACTTTGATGGCGGAAGCAAGGTGCCTCATGATGAG GGAGATGATGCATCTGAAAACACAGAGTCATTGTCAAAGGAAGAGTTGGGCCGCCTTGTTGCTTCTCGCTGGACAGGGGAAGATACCACAAAGGAATCAGGGGAAGTTGATGTTACAAAAGATTCCGATCATGAAGATCATGAAGAGTTGCCTAAGGAGACCCATGATGAACAGTCTGATGGCTATGCTTCAGAAACTGATGATGACAACCAAAAATATGATGATGAAGATCATGAGGATGAGGCAGATGATGATTTTGGCGTGGAGGATCACAGTGATTCTGGTTCTTCATACAAATACGAGTCAGACACTGATTCAGACTTGTCTG ATGTAACAACCCCAAGTAACCCATCTTGGCTGGAGAAGATACAAAACACTGTGCGGAACATTCTACACGTTGTTAACATATTCCAGACGCCAGTGAACCAATCAG AGGCTGCTAGTGTACGTAAGGAGTATGACGAATCCAGTGCCAAATTGTCCAAGATAGAGTCAAGAATATCAAGTTTAACGCAAAAGCTAAAACATGATTTTG GACCAGATAAGGAGTTCTATTCATTCTATGGTCGCTGTTTTGAAAGCAAGCAGAATAA GTATGTCTACAAAGTTTGCCCATATAAGCAAGCTTCCCAGGAGGAGGGGCACTCTACAACTCGTCTAGG GAGCTGGGACAAGTTTGAGGACTCATATAAAGTCATGATCTTTGCAAATGGTGATAAATGCTGGAATGGGCCTGATAGAAGTCTAAAG GTCAGACTTAGATGTGGGTTGAAAAATGAGGTTGCTGATGTTGATGAGCCAAGCCGCTGCGA GTATGTAGCATTGTTATCGACTCCAGCTATTTGCTTAGAGGAAAAACTTCAG GAATTGCAACATAAATTAGACTTGATGAACAAAGAACAACCACACGCCCATGATGAACTCTAA